One Etheostoma cragini isolate CJK2018 chromosome 6, CSU_Ecrag_1.0, whole genome shotgun sequence DNA window includes the following coding sequences:
- the herpud2 gene encoding homocysteine-responsive endoplasmic reticulum-resident ubiquitin-like domain member 2 protein, protein MDSWAVESPVTLVIKAPNQKYEDQTINCFLNWTVERLKSHISNVYPSKPLSKDQRLVYSGRLLQDHLQLRDVLRKQDEYHMMHLVCTSHSPPASPVPRSPSTANSSASDPSSSQAAASASPATTPSQDSLPAPSSSSVPGSYDGLRYRSGFAQYNPQGPAGVPQWPDGAQVPLQGDLPANMPPHPMYMPMQMLWWQQMYARHYYMQYQAAVAASQPPNTPPPSSPSSSPHQPAQPNEAVQPPLGPNPAANPLPENQPANPNIQMNAQGGAVMNDDELNRDWLDWLYTVSRAGVLLSIVYFYSSFSRFVMVIGAMLLVYLHQAGWFPFRPEQQNLRGGEQARPPQEEAERHQDIQEMERLMDEGLEEDDSGEEGGGGPEDPAQAAAAALPESSFLTTAWSFISTFFTSLIPEGRPQPAN, encoded by the exons ATGGACTCTTGGGCAGTTGAGAGTCCTGTAACCCTGGTCATTAAGGCCCCCAACCAGAAGTATGAAGACCAGACCATTAACTGCTTCCTCAACTGGACTGTAGAGAGGCTGAAGAGTCACATCTCCAACGTATACCCCAGCAAGCCG CTGTCCAAAGACCAGCGGCTGGTGTATTCAGGAAGGCTCCTTCAAGACCACCTACAGCTCAGAGATGTGCTTAGAAAG CAGGATGAATACCACATGATGCATTTAGTGTGTACCTCTCACAGTCCTCCAGCCTCGCCCGTGCCTCGGAGCCCTTCCACAGCTAACTCTTCTGCTTCTGACCCCAGT AGTTCACAAGCCGCGGCCTCGGCCTCCCCCGCCACCACACCAAGTCAGGACAGCCTGCCagctccctcttcctcttctgtccCAGGAAGTTATGATGGCCTGAGGTATCGCAGCGGCTTCGCCCAGTACAACCCCCAGGGCCCCGCTGGTGTCCCTCAGTG GCCAGATGGAGCCCAGGTCCCTTTACAAGGCGACCTCCCTGCCAAcatgcccccccaccccatgtACATGCCCATGCAGATGCTGTGGTGGCAGCAGATGTATGCACGTCACTACTACATGCAATA TCAAGCAGCAGTAGCTGCCTCTCAGCCTCCCAACAccccccctccttcctctccctcctcctcgcCCCATCAACCCGCCCAGCCCAACGAAGCCGTGCAGCCCCCTCTGGGGCCCAACCCAGCTGCCAACCCTTTACCTGAGAACCAGCCGGCCAACCCCAACATCCAGATGAATGCGCAGGGCGGGGCAGTGATGAACGACGACGAGCTAAACCGTGATTGGCTAGACTGGTTGTACACTGTGTCTCGCGCCGGCGTCCTGCTTAGCATCgtttacttctactcctcttTTAGCCGCTTTGTCATGGTGATCGGCGCTATGCTGCTGGTCTACCT GCACCAGGCCGGTTGGTTTCCCTTCAGGCCAGAGCAGCAGAACCTCAGAGGAGGAGAACAGGCCAGGCCTCCTCAGGAGGAAGCAGAGAGACATCAAGACATACAGGAAATG GAACGTCTGATGGATGAGGGGCTGGAGGAGGACGACAGCGGTGAGGAAGGAGGTGGAGGCCCTGAGGACCCGGCCCAGGCTGCTGCCGCTGCTCTCCCAGAATCGAGCTTCCTGACCACCGCATGGTCCTTCATCAGCACCTTCTTTACCTCGCTCATCCCAGAGGGACGGCCCCAACCGGCCAACTAG
- the pkdc gene encoding uncharacterized protein pkdc, whose product MKQEHQDVILQACGASSLRVGAKIQTLWSGYGEIVRLHLEGCERPSVVVKHVKFPEEAEHPGGWNTDRSHMRKVRSYQVETHWYQNYSTNQSCRTPACLAACSYGDEMLIVLEDLDVAGYDQRRTSVKDREVKACLSWLAHFHALFLGVAPEGLWPVGTYWHLETRPDELEAMDHAELKAAAAGIDKILNECRFKTVVHGDAKLANFCFSQSGRDVAAVDFQYVGGGCGMKDVVYFLGSCMGERECEKRVPGLLDYYFTKLNQSVKKDVDFAALEKEWREMFAFAWTDFHRFLLGWMPGHVKINRYSKQLTKEVLRKLKL is encoded by the exons ATGAAACAGGAGCACCAGGATGTCATCCTCCAGGCGTGTGGTGCCTCGTCCCTGCGTGTTGGTGCAAAGATCCAGACCCTGTGGAGTGGTTATGGGGAGATAGTCAGGCTGCACCTGGAGGGCTGCGAGCGGCCATCAGTGGTCGTCAAACATGTCAAGTTTCCAGAGGAGGCCGAGCATCCCGGAGGCTGGAACACTGATCGCTCCCACATGCGTAAAGTGAGATCCTACCAGGTGGAGACACACTGGTACCAGAACTAttccaccaatcagagctgCCGGACCCCCGCCTGTCTCGCCGCCTGTTCCTATGGAGACGAGATGCTGATCGTGCTGGAGGATCTGGATGTGGCTGGTTATGATCAGAGAAG gACCAGTGTGAAGGACCGAGAAGTAAAGGCTTGTCTCAGCTGGCTTGCACACTTCCATGCTCTCTTCCTGGGTGTGGCACCGGAGGGCCTGTGGCCCGTTGGCACCTACTGGCATCTGGAGACCCGGCCAGACGAGCTGGAGGCCATGGACCACGCCGAGCTCAAAGCAGCGGCCGCTGGCATTGACAAGATACTCAACGAATGTCGCTTTAAGACCGTCGTTCACGGAGACGCCAAGTTAGCCAACTTCTGTTTTTCCCAGAGTGGACGGGATGTGGCGGCTGTAGACTTCCAGTATGTTGGAGGGGGCTGTGGGATGAAagatgttgtgtattttttaggAAGCTGCATGGGGGAGAGGGAGTGTGAAAAGAGGGTACCAGGCCTGCTGGACTACTATTTcacaaaattaaatcaatctGTAAAAAAGGATGTGGACTTTGCTGCCTTGGAGAAAGAGTGGAGGGAGATGTTTGCATTTGCCTGGACAGATTTCCATCGCTTTCTGCTGGGATGGATGCCTGGGCACGTGAAAATCAACCGGTACAGCAAACAGTTGACCAAGGAGGTTCTCCGCAAACTGAAACTGTAA